A single region of the Synechococcales cyanobacterium T60_A2020_003 genome encodes:
- a CDS encoding ferredoxin--nitrite reductase, with product MNTSTQPTQASEKSLEAMRNFAETYAKRTGTYFCADLGVTAVVIEGLAKHKDDLGAPLCPCRHYEDKQAEAAAAFWNCPCVPMRERKECHCMLFLTPDNDFAGDKQEISVEEIRATINQY from the coding sequence ATGAATACATCAACTCAACCGACTCAAGCCTCTGAAAAAAGTCTCGAAGCAATGCGGAATTTTGCCGAGACTTATGCCAAACGCACCGGAACCTACTTCTGTGCCGACCTTGGCGTAACGGCGGTGGTCATTGAGGGACTTGCCAAACATAAGGACGATTTGGGCGCACCGCTCTGTCCTTGCCGTCACTATGAAGACAAGCAGGCCGAAGCTGCCGCTGCCTTTTGGAACTGTCCCTGCGTCCCCATGCGAGAGCGGAAGGAATGCCACTGCATGCTATTCCTCACCCCTGATAATGACTTTGCTGGAGATAAGCAAGAAATCTCGGTCGAAGAAATCCGCGCTACCATCAATCAGTACTAG
- the sufR gene encoding iron-sulfur cluster biosynthesis transcriptional regulator SufR, whose protein sequence is MASIQHPSTKQDILDYLMRQGQANAQDLANSLQISPQATRRHLNDLEAEGLIEHRQVQTGMGRPQHLYTLSDKGRDRYPDQYDEFALDLLDTLAETVGREQVGTILRKQWERKALEYRRRVGNGSLQERVANLVALRKAEGYMAEWHSVDSLQDVSAAGASPQYIITEYNCAISHIAESFPSVCGHELEMFSLALDGCKVERTHWLVNGEHRCGYLVREA, encoded by the coding sequence ATGGCATCCATACAGCACCCTTCCACAAAGCAAGACATTTTGGACTACCTCATGCGGCAGGGGCAGGCCAACGCTCAGGACTTGGCGAATTCCTTACAGATTAGTCCCCAAGCCACGCGCCGACACTTAAATGATCTAGAAGCAGAGGGGCTGATTGAACATCGGCAGGTGCAAACAGGGATGGGGCGACCTCAGCATTTGTATACCCTTAGCGACAAGGGGCGCGATCGCTACCCCGATCAGTATGACGAATTTGCCCTGGATTTGCTCGATACCCTGGCGGAAACTGTGGGTCGGGAGCAGGTTGGCACAATCTTACGGAAGCAATGGGAGCGCAAAGCCCTGGAATATCGTCGGCGAGTCGGCAATGGTTCCCTGCAAGAGCGGGTTGCGAATCTAGTTGCGTTACGAAAGGCTGAAGGCTATATGGCCGAGTGGCATTCGGTGGATAGTCTGCAAGATGTGAGTGCGGCTGGAGCGTCGCCCCAATACATCATCACCGAGTACAACTGCGCGATTTCTCACATTGCCGAATCGTTTCCGAGCGTGTGTGGTCATGAATTGGAAATGTTTTCTTTGGCGCTGGATGGATGTAAGGTAGAGCGGACGCACTGGCTCGTCAACGGGGAACATCGGTGCGGCTATCTGGTTCGAGAAGCATAA